DNA from Desulfotomaculum sp.:
AGCTATTGTGAAATCAGTTTCATGTCCAACGGCGGAAACAACAGGTATCCTTGAATTAAAAATACTGCGGGCCACTATTTCCGTATTAAATGCCCACAATTCTTCAATTGACCCCCCGCCCCTGCCGATTATGATTACGTCTATTAAATCAATTTTGTTTAAAAGCTCAATTGATCTCGCTATTTCATAGCCGGCAGTATCTCCCTGGACTGCTGCAGGTGCAAATACAATACACATTCCAGGCCAGCGCCGCCCGATAATGTCAACCATGTCGCGGATTACAGCGCCGGTTGGAGAAGTGACAATCCCAATCCTCTTGGGTAAAAGAGGGAGTCTTTTCTTTTTTTCGCTGTCAAAAAAGCCTTCTGCCTGTAATCTCTTTTTCAGAAGTTCGAAAGCCTGATAGAGGGAGCCTGTCCCGTCAGGTTCCATTTCTTCAACATATAATTGGTAAATCCCATCACGCTCGTATACTGTCACATAACCGCGGGCCCTTACGGAAAACCCGTTCTCAAGCCGGAAAGGAAGGTTTTTAGATCTGGATCGAAACATGACGGACCTGATTGTGCTTTGTTCGTCCTTGAGTGTAAAGTAAAGATGTCCGCTGCCTGCCTGCTTGCAGTTCGATATTTCTCCTTTTACCCAAAAGTTTAGGAGTAAAAGGTCATTATCCATAATTTCTTTAATATGTGCGTTTACTTCCGAAACTGAAAGTATTTTCATTCTGGCGGCCTCTTCAAGCCTGGTACTAATTTTTATTAGTTAAAAATTCATGGATGGATCTGGCTGCGACGCGGCCTGCGCCCATCGCAAGAATAACTGTTGCGGCGCCGGTGACTACATCACCGCCTGCGTAAACACCCTGTTTTGATGTGGCGCCTGTCTGCAGCTCAGCTACAATGTTGCCCCTTTTGGTAACTTCCAGTCCCTTGGTAGTCCTTGGGACAAGCGGGTTTGGCCCCTGACCTATGGCTACAACAACAGTATCCACGTCCATGATAAATTCTGAACCCGGGATGGGGACAGGGCTTCGTCTGCCTGAAGCGTCAGGTTCTCCAAGCTCATACCTCAAGCATTCCATGCTTTTAACAATGCCTTTTTCATCAGCTATTATTTTAACCGGACTGGTTAGGAAGGCAAATTTGACGCCCTCTTCAATTGCGTGTTCTACTTCTTCATGCCGGGCAGGAAGTTCTTTCTCAGACCGCCTGTATACTATCCAGGATTCTTCCGCACCAAGGCGAAGTGCTGTACGGGCCGAGTCCATGGCAACGTTTCCGCCGCCTAAAACGGCAACCTTCTTGCCTATCTTAACAGGTGTGTCCCAATCGGGGAACAGGTATGCTTTCATCAGGTTTACCCTGGTAAGAAATTCGTTGGCCGAGTACACCCCACAGGAATTTTCACCCGGGATGTCCATGAAGTACGGTAGCCCTGCTCCTGTACCGATGTATATCGCATTAAAACCTCCTTCGTCGAGAAGCTCATCTATGGTGGCGAACTTGCCGACGACGGAGTTGACTTTTACATCTACACCAATCTTTTTAAGGTTTTGAATTTCTGTCTGAACGACTTTCTTGGGCAGCCTGAACTCGGGGATGCCGTACATAAGCACCCCGCCGGGTACGTGCAGGGCTTCGAAAATAGTAACCTGATGCCCTAGTTTGGCAAGATCCGCGGCGCAGGTCAGACCTCCCGGGCCGGAACCCACAACAGCTACCTTAAATCCGGTGGGCTGTTCAACTTTGGGTGGAGTTACTTCCCCGGCAAGTTCCCAATCGGCGCAGAATCTTTCCAGTCTGCCAATTGCCACCGGCTCGTGTTTCTTACCCATTGTACAGACTTGTTCGCACTGGTTTTCCTGGGGGCAGACACGCCCGCAGATTGCCGGCAGGGCGTTTTTTTCCTTGATTACTCTGATTCCCCCGGCAAAGTCTCCTTCGGAGACGAGCTTTATGAAACCGGGTATGTCCACGTCTACCGGGCAGCCTTCCCGGCAGAAAGGTTTTTTGCACTGGATGCACCTTTTTGCTTCGGCAATGGCCATTTCTGTTGTATATCCGGTTGCTACTTCACTGAAATTTTTTACGCGGGCGGCGGCGTCCTGTGAGGGCATAGGATGCTTTTTAGGGACGATCTCTTTTTTCTGTTTGACTGCTTTCTGTTCGGAATCCATTATTGAGCACCTCCGCAATTACAATGTGCTGAAAAACGTTCCATTGCTGCCCGTTCTTCGTTTTGGAAGAAAGCGGACCTGAGGGCAAGTTCGTTAAAATCAACCTGGTGACCGTCGAATTCCGGGCCGTCCACGCAGACAAACTTTGTTTTTCCGCCGACGGTTACCCTGCAGCAACCGCACATGCCTGTACCGTCAACCATGAGAGAATTCAGGCTAACGATGGTTTTAATCCCGTATTCCTCGGTTAAACGGCAGCATACTCTCATCATCGGCTGCGGCCCTATAGCAAGGACCATGGCTATATTGTCTTTTCCCCTGTCTTCGATGATCTCCTTTAAAACATCGGAAACAAAACCTTTCCTTACATAGGAGCCGTCATCAGTAGTAATGTAAAGCTCTGATGACGCTTCCCGCATCTTGTCCTCCCAGAATAAGAGCTCCTTGTTCCTTGCTCCGATAATTCCTATGACATGGTTTCCAGCTTCTTTGAGGGCGCGGGTAATTGGAAATACAGGGGCCACGCCTACTCCTCCACCGACACATACTACGGCGCCGAAATTCTCCACATGCGAGGGTAATCCCAGAGGTCCTGCAAGGTCCCTGATCGGATCCCCTATTTCGAGCATACCCATTTGCTTTGTAGTCTTCCCCACTTCCTGAAAGACAAGCGTGATGGTCCCGTTTTCACGGCTGAAATCGGCAATAGTTAAAGGAATACGTTCACTCTCTTCGCCGATACGCAGGATAATGAACTGTCCTGGCAGGCATTTTTTGGCTATTTCAGGCGCTTCGACTACCATAAGTTTAATAACTGGTGAAAGAACCCGCTTGTCCAGTATCTTGGACATAAATTTCTTCTCTCCATTCCCTTTTATTTTTTATTATAATTTATGCCAAGTTATTTATGTACAGGTTAAATATTCGCACGGGGATTCGACTATCTTGCCCAGGACTCCGTTTACAAACCTGCCGGAGTCGTCCGTACCAAAAATTTTGGCCAGTTCAATTGCCTCGTTAAGGGATACGCTTCCGGGGATATCTTCGCAGTAGAATATTTCAAAAAGGGCCATGCGCATTATATTGCGATCCACTGTGGCCATACGCCCTAAATCCCAATCGCGGCTGACACTGGCTATTGCTTTATCGAGGTTTTTTATGTTTTGAAGTGTTCCGAAGACAATTCTGCGGATGAATTCTATGCTTTCCTGATTAAGATTCTTCCCCTGGATAGTGTATTGAAAAGCTGTTTCGGGAGACGCCTGGCCCAGGTCAATTTGAAATAGGATCTGTAAAGCGAGTTCTCTGGCCTGCCTTCTCTTCATCTGCAGCTCCCTTGTTTAATCTTTACGGAATATACTGTAAAAGATATCTCTTATTCCCAGGTTTTCATCAAGGCGCTTTCCTACATAGTAGCCAATCCCCATGCAGATTGCCACAAAAATAGACTTTATAATTCCGTATTTGATTACCAGCCAGCCAAAGATCAGTCCTATAACAATCCCTGTTGCCTTGCCGCGGTGTCTGCTTAGGAAATCAATAATATCGGCCAGATTCATTATCGGCGCCCCTTAAATAAAAATAAATCAATCACTCTACACGCAGTTTACCGGCTGAAATACTGTGAACTAGAAATTCGACCTGCTGTACAGTGATTCCTGTTACAGAAAGAACCCTTTCCTTTACCTGTTCCTGGACGGTGTCGGACACTTCCGGAATACTTATGTCAGGTGTCACTGCAGCTTTAATCCGTATTCCAATTCCCTGAGGCCGGTTAAAAACCTGTGCTTTAACCTCGCGGATGCCGTTGTTCTGTGAGACAACTTTTTCTGCGAGACTCTCTATCGCACCCAGTGCAATATGTACATTTCCAAGTTTGCTTTCATAGACGACAGCCTGTTCCCGGGCTGGTTTTATATTAACCCACAGGAGGCGAATTCCGGCAATGATAAACAAGCCCAGCAGTAAAATGATTACTGCCGGCTGTTGAACTGACTGCAATAACCGGGGCTGATTTTGGCTAATCTGCAGCCAACCGGCAAAGAAAGGAACCGCAGCCAAAAATATAGCTGTCAGAATAAAAGTATACAAAAACAGCAGAAAGCGGTCGAAAGGCCGCAATTTAATAAGCCTCCCTATTTTGTCCGCAGTTCGTCTTCCTTGTCCGAATTGCTGAACGAAACTCCCTGTATATGAACATTCACTTCTATTACATTCAAGCCGGTCATATCGTTAACTGCTTTTTTTACTTTTTGCTGAATTTCTGATGCAATGTCCGGTATCTTTGCGCCATAATCAACTATGACATAAATATCTACCGCCGCTTCCTTCTCTCCGACTTCAACCTTTACACCTTTAGAAAGGTTTTTGCGTCCCAGGATTTCGGCAATACCGCCGGCCAAGCCCCCGCTCATACCGGCAACTCCCTGCACTTCAGTTGCGGCAAGGCCGGCAATTATTCTAACAACTTCGTCGGCGATCCGGATAGAACCGATGCTTGTCTGTTCCTCCCTGACAACAATATCTTCCATTATTTTTGCCTCCTTAGAAAAAATTTAGCCCAATCCTCCCAAAAAAGGACATATTAATTATAACAAAGATAGCAGATCCGCGCAACCATTTGTGTCAGGGTTTAATCTTTGGCAAGGATGATAATATTCTGTCCCTCCACTCCGGTACCCCAGGTAACTAACTGACGGATTCCCTCTTCGTCCTGAGGTGATAGCGAAGCAGCCTGTACTATTATAGTAATCTTATTATTTCCTTTAAGACAGACTGTGCTGTCACGGAATCCGCGGGCGCTGATCAGGTGCTCAAGTTCGCTTTCTCTGGCCAGTTTTTCACTTAAAAAGAGGAGTTTTTCCTGAGCCTCCTGCCGTGTCTGGGAACTTGACGAAGGGTTGTCGATAATATCATGCAGCAGTTCAATCTGTCTGCCGTTTGTGCGTTCTCTGTCCAAACGATACTCAATAAAAAACTCCGAACTGCTGTCGTTTGAGGTGGCTTGAAATTGGTCAGCGTTTAAGACTAATGGCTCGCCTGCAACGTTTGTTTCCTTACTGGCAACGTCGGCCTGAGGAACTGTATTTTCAGGCTGTCCCATTTTAGCAAGTTTACCCGGCAGGTTAAGACAGCATGCCGCCAGCAGGCATATCCCTAATATAAGCGCTGCGATTATGTAGATTGTTTTCTTGTTAATCACCAGTGAGTACATTTTTTTCGCCTCCTTGATTATGATTTGGGCAGCACAAGCACTTTCTGCGGTTCTATTCCCAGGGCAACCTGGACGGCTTCGAATAGCCGGGCTTTTATTTCGGAATTTTTTGCGCCCTGGGCAACTACCAGGACGCCCGCCACTTTTGATGAGCCTGTTTGTTCAACTACTGCAGTTTCTTCCTGGCCGTTTCTGGTAAAGACGAGCTGTCCGCTATCGGTATATTCGGTTATAGACCTGACACCTCCAACCTGATCTTTCTCTTCGGTCGTTTTTTTACTACTGTTTGTGTTGACTGCATATTTGTCATGCTCAGAGGAGGCTAATCTTACAGTTACGTCAAGGTCCCCAACTCCTTCAATTTCTTTTAAGATATTTTTCAAATCGGCGGCCAGTGTTTTCTCTTCACTTTCTATAACAGAACGGTCATTGGTTTGAAGAACCTGATGATCAGTGTTTTCAGCTGCTTTTCCGGGTGTTTTGTCTGTCTTGCCGTTATTTCCGATAATTAAAAGAAGGATTGCAAAAGCAATTATTAAAGTCAGCCAAATAATTTTTTGTTTCTGTAATTTAGGAGGGTAGTCCCCGCTTTTTAATGATCCGAAAATGTTGTTCAGGTATTCTTTAAAACCTGTCATAGCTTAAATCCTCCTCCTCCTCCTCTGAAAACTACTTTACATTAGGGAGGTCACTGTCTGCGTGTGTTCATGTTCGCTTGTTTTTCATTCTTCCAAAATAATTATCTGCTCAGGTGAAAGGCTGTAGAAGTCTGTCAGTATTTTTACCAGCTTGTCTTTTGTCTGGATTGAAATTTGCGATCCTTTTTTTTGATCATTTGTATCATCAGTTCCTGAATCAGGGGCATTTTCCCCGGTTTTTATTTCAACAGGCCTGACAATAGATTTATTTTTGACTTCCGTAGAGGAGTCATTGTTCTTAAGTCGCAGGATTATCTTTTTTATCTGCCCTAGTTTTGGGCTGTCAGGTTCATCATATATTTGGACCTGTGCAGAAACAACTTCAATGTCCGATCTG
Protein-coding regions in this window:
- a CDS encoding sulfide/dihydroorotate dehydrogenase-like FAD/NAD-binding protein, with protein sequence MSKILDKRVLSPVIKLMVVEAPEIAKKCLPGQFIILRIGEESERIPLTIADFSRENGTITLVFQEVGKTTKQMGMLEIGDPIRDLAGPLGLPSHVENFGAVVCVGGGVGVAPVFPITRALKEAGNHVIGIIGARNKELLFWEDKMREASSELYITTDDGSYVRKGFVSDVLKEIIEDRGKDNIAMVLAIGPQPMMRVCCRLTEEYGIKTIVSLNSLMVDGTGMCGCCRVTVGGKTKFVCVDGPEFDGHQVDFNELALRSAFFQNEERAAMERFSAHCNCGGAQ
- a CDS encoding exodeoxyribonuclease VII large subunit gives rise to the protein MKILSVSEVNAHIKEIMDNDLLLLNFWVKGEISNCKQAGSGHLYFTLKDEQSTIRSVMFRSRSKNLPFRLENGFSVRARGYVTVYERDGIYQLYVEEMEPDGTGSLYQAFELLKKRLQAEGFFDSEKKKRLPLLPKRIGIVTSPTGAVIRDMVDIIGRRWPGMCIVFAPAAVQGDTAGYEIARSIELLNKIDLIDVIIIGRGGGSIEELWAFNTEIVARSIFNSRIPVVSAVGHETDFTIADFVADVRAATPSAAAELVVPVKQEMLKLTRNLKDRLFQETQTHLNRCMQRLEACLDRPVLRRPVHEICTSKEQQLDFISQKLLQAADRLLEQNRNRLAVQVNCLETLSPLATLARGYSICSRADSHQIIHNAEETAEGELVRVELFKGRLLCLVEDTIPE
- a CDS encoding Asp23/Gls24 family envelope stress response protein, with the translated sequence MEDIVVREEQTSIGSIRIADEVVRIIAGLAATEVQGVAGMSGGLAGGIAEILGRKNLSKGVKVEVGEKEAAVDIYVIVDYGAKIPDIASEIQQKVKKAVNDMTGLNVIEVNVHIQGVSFSNSDKEDELRTK
- a CDS encoding transcription antitermination factor NusB, translating into MKRRQARELALQILFQIDLGQASPETAFQYTIQGKNLNQESIEFIRRIVFGTLQNIKNLDKAIASVSRDWDLGRMATVDRNIMRMALFEIFYCEDIPGSVSLNEAIELAKIFGTDDSGRFVNGVLGKIVESPCEYLTCT
- the gltA gene encoding glutamate synthase (NADPH), homotetrameric; its protein translation is MDSEQKAVKQKKEIVPKKHPMPSQDAAARVKNFSEVATGYTTEMAIAEAKRCIQCKKPFCREGCPVDVDIPGFIKLVSEGDFAGGIRVIKEKNALPAICGRVCPQENQCEQVCTMGKKHEPVAIGRLERFCADWELAGEVTPPKVEQPTGFKVAVVGSGPGGLTCAADLAKLGHQVTIFEALHVPGGVLMYGIPEFRLPKKVVQTEIQNLKKIGVDVKVNSVVGKFATIDELLDEGGFNAIYIGTGAGLPYFMDIPGENSCGVYSANEFLTRVNLMKAYLFPDWDTPVKIGKKVAVLGGGNVAMDSARTALRLGAEESWIVYRRSEKELPARHEEVEHAIEEGVKFAFLTSPVKIIADEKGIVKSMECLRYELGEPDASGRRSPVPIPGSEFIMDVDTVVVAIGQGPNPLVPRTTKGLEVTKRGNIVAELQTGATSKQGVYAGGDVVTGAATVILAMGAGRVAARSIHEFLTNKN
- the amaP gene encoding alkaline shock response membrane anchor protein AmaP produces the protein MGRLIKLRPFDRFLLFLYTFILTAIFLAAVPFFAGWLQISQNQPRLLQSVQQPAVIILLLGLFIIAGIRLLWVNIKPAREQAVVYESKLGNVHIALGAIESLAEKVVSQNNGIREVKAQVFNRPQGIGIRIKAAVTPDISIPEVSDTVQEQVKERVLSVTGITVQQVEFLVHSISAGKLRVE